TTTCCGCTCTGGTAGCTTTGCTGACATTGGTCCTCGAAGATACATGGAAGATGAGCATATACATATAGATGATTTATCCTCACACTTGGGATCAGTTTTTGAGTTTCCTAAACCAAGTGCTTTTTATGGGGTAACGAGCTCTTGTGCCTATCACTGCTATGACATTAGTATTGATAATTGTATTGCTTCATAACTGGCTGATCGTGTATATATTACACAGGTATTTGATGGTCATGGAGGACCTGAAGCAGCAgcttatataagaaaaaatgttcTTAGACTCTTTTTTGAAGATGCCAACTTCCCCCAAACATCAGAAGTGGATGATGTCTTCTTAGAGGAGGTTGAGAACTCACTTCAGAAAGCATATCTGCTGGCTGACCTAGCCTTAGCAGATGAATTTGGTGTGAGCAGTTCCTCTGGGACAACGGCTCTTACTGCTTTGATATTTGGAAGGTATATATACATGCTTTAGAATTTCGTTTCTCCATGGAAAAACATTGTTTCAATTGCATGATATTGGCTCTACGCGATCATTTTATTCCATTTTAGCGTCTAGTGCTGTTGCTTTTATCAAGTCTAGTTTCTATGTATGATTAGCGGAATAATCACTGTTGATTTAGAATATGCCGAGTGAGGAATATTAGTGTTGGTTTGTTCGCCTGTCTTGTTTTATGTTACTTGAAACAGTTAACATTTGCACCATTCCTGATTTCCTTGGCATACCTTTTTGCTATATTGGCTAGATGGGCTGATGTTGGCTATATACTTGTcttgttttcccttttttcaaactaaaaaaatgtGTATTAGCTCAAGAAGAATGCCAATTGCTCTAATATGTGCTTTGGTTTAATTGTTCTGCTTAGTTATTTTCAGTATAACTTCCTGCTGACGGAACTCTTCTCTTCCAGGCTTCTCTTGGTTGCCAATACTGGTGATTGCAGAGCAGTTCTTTCTCGGAAAGGAAAGGCAATCGACATGTCTCAAGACCACAAACCCATTTATCCATCAGAAAGGAGGCGAGTGGAAGAGTTAGGTGGATACATCGAGGACGGGTATCTCAATGGTGTTTTATCAGTTAGTCGAGCCTTGGGGGACTGGGATCTGAAGTTCCCTCGTGGTTCTTCTTCACCACTTATTGCGGATCCAGAATTTCAGCAGGTGGTTCTAACTGAGGATGATGAGTTCCTCATCATGGGGTGTGATGGAATTTGGGATGTGATGTCTAGTCAGCAAGCCGTTAGCCTTGTTCGTCGTGGGCTGCGGCGGCATGATGACCCAGAACAATGTGCAAGGGACCTTGTCATGGAAGCCTTGCGCCTCAACACATTTGACAATCTCACTGTGATTGTTGTATGCTTCTCTTCTCTGGATAACTGGGAACCATCACCACCACGGCAACCGAAGATGAGGTGCTGTAGCCTCTCTGCAGAGGCCCTTTGTAGCCTGAGGAGCTTGTTGGATGGCAGTGCCAGCAGTTGAATGTACAtacatttattaataaactaAACTGTTTTTGGCTGCTTCAGTGAGATGGGAGAAAAAGTAGCTAGCAGTTTTGTTGGTGCTGATTATTCAGCTATTCGTGGTGAGCTCTGGGCTGATGTACATAACCAGCTAAGGTGGATGGTGGTGTAGAGATTTTCCATATGGATACATCCTGTGTACAGAGtcatttgattattttgttAACAGTCCAGAGTGACCTGCCCTTCTGATGAATCCATTTTTGATTCATCGTGTGTACCTAATgtaaattttcttaataaaaggTCAGTTTCTTCTTTATTTGATTACGGCAAGTGGGAACTACACTTTTAAGATAGCATCCATGATGTTTCGCCAATGATCTTGCAACCTATCCCAGATCCGATAAACCATATTCATAATCAAGTCAAGCAAATCAACAGGTGTCTTGgcgtagtagtagtagtagatTACTAATATTTTATGACGAGGTCTGATTTTACAGATCCATTATCGTTACAGCCCTAAAGACTGACATCCTGACCTGGAGGTATGACCATAACAATTGTCATCCACCTACCTCATACAGCCGTTCCCGAATACGAAGCTCTTAACAGCTCACGAACTGCGAACTTTCTTCTACTCGCGACACGATCCAGCACGATGGACTGTTCCAACTGGTACGTGAGTGTGTTTATTGGGTCCTGTTCCCTGTTTTCATATCTTTAACCTTATTAATACTtgatttgtttatatataaaataaaatccagcACACTGGTCTGTTTCAAACATTAGAAAGGGAGGCATCTGTATAGACTGTATTGCATATTTATAGTGGGGAGAATCCATCTACTCCGACTTGCTTATAACTGTTCTCTCTCCACAAAGAGAGGGAACAAAATATGCCCTAAATAGTATATATGGGTGAATGCAAGTGCTCATAGAGTTTGCTTGGAAAACTGTAATTTGAGTTATTCGAGCTTGCTTGTTATTTCAGTTTGCGTTTGCTTAGGGGTTGTGATTGTATGTATAAACCAGATGGGTTGAGTAAGTTTCAGAAAAGAATATGATCAACAACATGGTTTGTTGGAGGCTAAGGTACCTCTGATCgatatatcattattttcttttccatcaACTCCAAAAATAGGAAATTCACGTCAAAACGATCCTGCAAGTTTTCCAGTCCATAGACCTGTTgattacaaggaaaaaaaaaaaaaagtcttcagACCTGTTTCTCGATCAATCTCAAAGGCTCATATCAGGGTACAGGCTGGATTGGATCATTCACTAAAACTTCACCCCTGGAAACTTATTCTAGGAGCTGTCATCAATAATGGAGGGCTGAGTGCGATGATGAGATTATTGCATGGTACatgatgttattttatttctttccaaaGAAAGCATTACAATTGGATGTGGCCAACACGCATTCCACATCGAAAGAATCAGTGAAATCTGCTGAACATAACGTTTAGTTGTCATTTGTACAACTGTACCATCATGATCATCTAGTTGGGTCCGCTTGGTAGGTTTTTACAAATGATGCAAATCGTTCCATATCACTTCGTAGTAAGCCTTCAAGAAATGGTTGCAGTGCCTGGACAAGTTTAACATccgaaaaagaaattgattgatctcataataatatcatatacaTCTTTAAAGCAAAGAAACATCTAGCAcagatttcttttgtttttcccccTCAAAAGATGGAGAATAAAGGAAGGGAAGTTTGAGGAACAGATGAAGTTCGTTTGCTCCAGCATGAACCAATGCATAaaataccaaaaacaaaaaagagttagAAGATTACTGATGCCACTGGAACGAAGATCTGAGGAACTTCATATGACACTGTCAGCTGGAAAGAACAGATGCAAATAATTGTAAGGGCATAACTAGAGGAACCTAAGCCATAAAAAGTGGAAAACAGTAGGAGAGACATTATAGTAGCCATCAAATTGATGGCATGTCTATCCCCATTCCCCACAAGTTCGTCAAACTGTGGCCAGTTAGGAAATAAACCATGTGCTATGAGTTACTAAGAAATGGGTCATTCTGTTAGAATTTTTGTCTTATCAACGTTAACAAAAAGCAAGTGATAGTTCATGAGAATGCCACATggaaaatttgagtttttttttttaatattattaaaattaaaaaagctaGCAAATAGacttttttatgatttgaaaaaatcattaattgTTATAGCAAATAGTTCTAGCCACCCCATGGTAGCAGAACTCAGCCATCATCATTCATCAAGCCACCAAGGGGTAGCTCATGTTTTCAGTTAACATTGATGGATGAAAAGGGTAATGGAAGGACCCATTTCTCAGTAACTCATGGGACAAAGGGttatctctaaaaaaaaaaaaacacaggagTCGAATTTTAATTACCCCATATCACAGAAGGTGTTTGACCaagattttctaaaaactaaaatggaaaaaactaaattaaatgTCATAGGAAAAAGCACCCTTACTTCAACTATGCATGATGAAGGACCTTTCGGATAAAATCGAACAGCACCTCTGCCATGTGAAAAATCAGTCTATCAGGATTATACTAATaacttaaatgaaaataaaacatatagaTAAGGTTTATGAACTAAAAATATAGCAAATAACTACAGCATTTAATGTTCAGTTCTATAAAAGAAAGGAGACTTAGAGATGAGCAAGTACAGCAGTAGAGAAGATAGTTTGCCAGTTCATGTTCACAAGAACTGTCAAAATTGAATAAGCTTAAATTGCTGAAAGAGCCTTCGTGATGAATCTAAGAAGTTGAGATTTTTTAACTTTGTTGTTTTAATGTTCCTCGAAAGCAAAGCCCAAACAAATTGAAGCAGTTTGGCACATGATGCAGGAAAGCCAACTTGTTAAACTATCCATCATTTTCAGATAATTGATTTCACTGAGAAATCAAACTAAACATTGTCATCTAAGCAACACTAAGCTCCACAAGGCAACTAGGGAAATGTCAATGTGCTAAGACATCGCCCGGAAGATGACTGACTACCTTCAAAATTCCGTTtatactctttttctttttgtacttTTCAGATTCTGTATTAAGTGTGAGAGTTtaatcttcctttttcttcttttgccatcATATGCTTCGCCTAATGAAGCCTCGGAAGACATTCACCACTAATATTGAACTGAAAAGGTAAACAACAGATAAAATACACAATACTGTATCACTGTCTCTATAATTACCTGTTAGGAACACCTTCCAGGGATCTCCAGTGGATCTTCTGATTTGGGATAGGCTGCAAAAAGTGTATCATATTATGACTCAAATTACAGGAAAAGGAGAGACGTAAACATCCTTACCTGAAAATTTCGCGTGAGCCAAGAGAAATCAACATCGCGACCAAATGCTTTATACCTCATCGACCATCTAGATAGCTCAGGCTTGTCCTCCAATATCTGGTAGGAGAAACTAAGCATCAAGTTCTCAAAGATGCACAACTCTGAAACTGATCAACTACATGGGACTCAAGACTCAATAATATCATTACAGTGATGCACTCTTTAGGCATTAAATTGGCAGGGttgaaaactcaaaactaaCTCAAGTCGGCAATAACATGCTCGGCAGTTATAAATGCTATGAAAAGCAGAACCATTTCTACCTTCTCAAGTTTGGCACAATAATTTATGGACTGTTAGCCTGATTAAGCTGAGTCAAGTGTCCAGTAGTATTAGATTAGCTATACAAGAAACTAAGCATCCCCTATGACCTTTACCGAGGAAAGGATACTTTGCTTTTGTTcacacaagtaaaataattggAATAGGCAGTACTTTGGAAATTCAATCTTGTGGCACCTTTACTGAGGAAATAGAGGGCATCCAACGGGGAACGGCTTCACGATCAGAGTAACAATTATAGGCAACCGAAACAGGCACGTCAATTTCCATCTTAACCCTGCATATTGTCACATTTTGTAGTTAATGGTAATAACTGGTAAGCTGATATCTTAGCTCAAATTGCCAGCCTTGGCACGCCAAGAACGGACCATATATATGTAAGGACTTGCATTATATTTAATCAAAAGGATCAACATGGCGGAGCATCGTGGCATCAAACTATCAGATTCTGAAATTAATACTAAGAACGAAGCTACGAAAGACTTAGAAAATCAATCATTGTTCTACATAAACGATATCACAGGAGTAGCATCAATTAATAGATTCCACATGATGCCTACTTCAACTCTTATAAATCTAGGTAAATTATGCAGATTTTCAACGAGATGGAAATGATGCGCAACAGcgtcaaagaaaattaaaatgtgGACTATACCTGCCGAGTAAGAATCCAATCAATACACCAAAATTACAGGGAGCCCATAAAAAGCCTCAAATTTTATGCATCAGGGCAATAACATTCCAAGATCCGTTATGGAACAAACAATATGGAGATAAAAAATTCTTCAGAAAGATCGAGTTTTTACGTGCAATTCTGCCATTCCATGACAGGAGCAAAGGGCTTGGAGGCGGTGAAGACCGAGCTTCCCTTGGAGGACCCATATGGGATTCTGAAGAAGATAGACGGTGGTCCCAAAGAATCGTAGCTTCTCCAAGGGGGTACGATGGCTATGGAGCAGAAGAGGATACTACCATTTCTGGGTGTTGTTTTTGTCATCAAACCCAAAAGGTTTGGGCTCGAAATCACAAGGGATGTTGCTGTTGCAGACATGACACACTGTTTTTTAGCAGAAAACCAGGAAAGAGGGACACTGATAGACCGTCGAAGGCAACAAATCCAGGACACAAGCCAGCTTTATCAGAGATTTCTCAGCTGTGGAGTGTGGAGTATGATGCTATTCTATCTGTTGCATTATAGATGCGAAAGACCCAACTactaatattttgaatattttggtcAACGACTCAACTACCGCCcgtgttataattttataacacGAGTAACATGAGTAATGCATAtacatttctcaaaattcttaaaatttttataattttattttcaaatattatttaaatataaaactcttcttaattttaaatttataattttttcatctaatttataatttaaatttataattattacctaatcatcatttaaagacaaaaattaatacaattcttacgaactttaaaacaaaaattatatttaaacagtttttaattttaaaatatttatattcaatattttctatttcctttatcaaaatccaataaaatattttcaaactattttacaaatattcataaagttttgaagaaaaatgatatttacaatcttagagTGTATAAATCTCGTGcatcccttttaaaaaaaatgtataaatttgagatccacataaaaaaaattatttttctaaataaatatgcAAGACTTTACACACTCTAAACTATATTTAAGATTATTCAATTTTGAAATACTTCAAATCTCTAAATAAGACCCcgagtaatattaaaaaaaaaaattcctactATTAGCCGAATTAAAATATGTCTTTGTTAGTTTTGTCGGCCATCATATCAATCGAATGCATTATGCATACTTGAGAATTACACGTTGTCAtgtgtcaattttatttttctttaaaaaattatagaaataaaGTTTTTGGCCATCGGATGGTTGGGAAGTCACCATGGTGGTGACCtccacttttatatatatttatatttatttttcaaaaaggtAAAATCAAttaagttatttaaaaaaaaataaaattaaacatgacAATATGTGATTTGGCCATatgatttaattaatatattgatggacttaaaaattaataaagggTCTTATTTCTAACTTACATCGAAGGAGataaatatttctatatataaaaaaaaaaaatacacaggaTCTTAAACCTAAGTAATCACCAAAATtactattaaattaaaaaaatgtaatcgCCAAAATTTACTAATATTCTCCGCCTACAAACAATCACTCAATTAATTAGGTCTGAACCGtcaaaaaatcaataatatgaaataaaaaactacTTATTACTTTCAATTTACACTAATTAGAgcatgtttggatattaaagatatctcaaaataattatgaataatattgaaatagtagtgattagtttataaataatagtgaagtagtatgatcaaaataactAAGAACAATTGTATTTCCAAACAAGACATAAAAGTCTAAAGAAAACAATACTATGCCGTCTGAATTTATCCCCTcgaaatagtaatttttttttttaatattatactatgtATAATATAGCACCGTCTAAAGTCCAATTACCTAAATAAATAAAGcgaaatctttaaattttataacatattatttatattgcCTTCTTTGGgagattaaaattatatatttacccttaatggaataaaaagaagaataataaaatcaGACTGGTTGGTGCATGGCTACCCATGGCCATGGCCGGGATCTCGTGGTGAGGAAAGACCAACCTTTCTTGGGGACGGCGTGGACAGCCATGCACCCTTCGTCTACGTACGTAccatgttaaatatattttttttaaaactgccattttaaattgtttttaatcttctttataatctcatgttaagtatgttttaagtgtttttaaattacttctttaatctccttgttttaagtgttttaaattctttataatcttctttaaattgtttttaaattaatatacttAATAATTGACGTGAGAAGTGAATTATAAGTGAATGTCatctcaatatataaattttgttatcGTGGACCGATTTGTTACGTATGGTATGACTCATCATAGGTATCGgtttatcaaataataaattggCCAAACCCAAAAGATCTAtgaatgatttttctttggttaatttagatattgaaatagtCTATCGGGTTTAACTTTTGGTTGAGCTAATTTCAAGTTCGGCACGACAAatcttaaacatttttaaatatttttttaattaatatcacacaaatataaaatatttttaattttaaatattcaataattttatttaattattataattttttcaaactctcaaataaaacacaaaatataacgtaattttttcaaacttcaaaataaaaaattagattgattTGTAGACTTTAACTTCTCTCACTAACTTAACCATCAGAGGTATCAATTGGGATCACATGAGGTTGTTCTCTATTTCACTAGGTGGCCATTAAAAGCGTTGCATACACCGCTCACTGCAAGAAATAAGgctttttgcggcgattttgtCTGTTGCAAATAAAATCGCCGTAAAAAGctattatttgcagcgattctTCACGTTGTCGCGGGTTTTTTACATCAAGTTGGAAAATGGTATTTTCCAGcgatttttatactttttacgACGGacaaaatcgccgcaaatacaAAATTGGTCTTTTACAAcgacttttcaatttttgcaacaaaaaatttgctaaaatattaaaaaaaattttgcgaCACTTAGTTAACCATTGCAATTGTGAAAGTtgttatttgcagcgatttttatgtttaaaaattgcCGAAAAAGATTATTTCCAgcaattttaaaattgtcgcaaaaaaaaatgcacagaATACTACtgatttgcggcgattttaaatTTTGCCGCTGAATTCAGCACGAAATTTGAAATTGCCGCGATAGAATTCACTGTTAAGTTTTTTTCCGACtgactttttcatatttctggCGAGGtttaggcatttttttttttttttttgaaatagaagTGCTCATGATCTATTTATGAATAATGTTGACAATCAGCCATTACAAGTTCAGAAATAGAAGAACAAACAGAATCAATATCAATTCTTTCTTCATCTAATGACACTGCAACTCTTGCAAGTTCATGTGCAACTTGGTTGGCATTCCTCTTAACATGTCTCACCCTCCAATCAGTACCATCCAACAGTTGTATAATATCTGCAATGATTGGATTGTTACTATAATCAAGCTCCCTTTGGTTATGAATTGCAGACACAACATTTAAAGAATCTCCTTCAAACAAGCACTTATTCAGCTCGAGATCCTTGCATAGCTTTACTGCTTCAAACAACCCCTTGCTTCAGCTATATCTGCATTAGAACAAAAACACATAGGCTTCATCAAGCTTAATAACACTGACCCTTCCCAGTCTCTAAGCACAATGCCAATTCCAATCCTATTTGCTTGGTTCTGCACTACAATATCCCAGTTGATTTTAATAAACCCCTCAGGTGGTCCTTCCCATCTTACTGCAACATTTGAACCTGATACAAGGTTACTAGTGGTGACCTCCATAGCTTGCTGATATAGATCACATTCATGGACTGCATGTTGGAACAAAATTCTGGGTGAAGTAAACTGCTCTTGATGAATTAAGGAATTCCTTCTATGCCATAAAGAACGAGCTACATATGCAAAACAAGCAAGATCCCTTCCTTTCAACCTGTCAAGCATCTGTTTAAAAATCTGAGCAAAATCAACATCAGTAATAGCCATTTTCTGCATAACCTTATCACCCATCATCCAAACATCCATAGCAGCAAGACATGCCCATAGAATATGCCCAGTGGATTCAGGTTCTAATAAACAGATAGGACATAAATTCCTTGCAATCACCTTTCTTTTATAAAGATTCAACTTAGTTGGGAGTGAGTCTGAAATAGCTCTCCACATGAAATTCTTGACAGAGTTAGCAACAGGTAAAGCCCACAGTTCTTTCCAACAGGGATCAAACTTAGCTCGAGTAGAGGTCTCACCAAAAACGCTACAAGTTGTTTCCATATAGAGATGATAAGCACTTCTGACAAAAAATAAGCCATTTTTAGTCCCTTTCCATACCAGTCTATCTGGATTTCCCAACACACTAATTGGAATCTGTAAAATTGCCACAGCctccacttcattaaaaatagacTGGACCAATTGGGCATTCCACCAAGCATTCTGTTTATCAATTATCTCCTCAACCAAAGCATTAGAGCCCAAAGTCTGTATTTGAGATTGAATCATACCCGAGTTGGTCCCTGAATTCCATCTGTCCTGCCAAATGTGAATCTGactaccattccccaccctCCAAATGAGACCATCTTTAAGAATCTTTATGGCTTGCCAAATGCTTCTCCACATATAGGAAGATCTTGACCCCAAGTTTGCTTGCAACACTGAAgatgatggaaaatactttgcCTTAAAAATTCTGCTAGGTAGGCTGTTTGGGGTTGTGAGGAATCTCCAAGCCTGTTTAGCTAATAAAGCCATGTTAAACCCAACAAGGTCTCTGAATCCACATCCTCATTTCGGTTTACCAGTACATAAAACATGCCAAGATTTCCAAtgcatcttatttttatcttccAAACCACTCTACCAGAAATTAGAGATTAAAGAATTTAACCTTTGGCTTAAGGATTTGGGCAAAAGGAACACACTCATACAGTATGTAGGAACTGACTGAAACACAACCTTAATAAGAACTTCCCTTCCAGCTTGagataaaaatctatttttccaATTGCCAATCTTGCTTTGTACTTTACTCACAATAGTCTGAAAAGCCCTCATTCGAGATTTTCCTACCAAACTAGGCAACCCCAGATATTTTTCCATGTTTGAAGTGTCATTTAAACCAACAATCTCCTTTATATAAGCTCTAGTTGAGGCTTTTGTGTTCCTgctaaaaaagagagaagtcTTATCTCTATTGAGCAATTGTCCAGAAGCATTTTCATAAATACCCAAAATGTGATTCAATCTTCCCCATTCCACCATATTAGCTTGACAAAACATCAAGCTATCATCTGTAAAAAACAGATGATTCATGGATAACACACCCCTAGCAATAGGCACACCAGAAATTAGCCCTTGATCTTCTGCTGTAAATAGTTGAGAACTCAAAGCTTCAGCACATAGGATGAATAGGTATGGTGAGAGAGGACATCATTGTCTTAAACCTCTTGAAGGTCTGAATGTTTGCTGAGGTGATCCATTAACTAGTACTGAAAAGCTAGAAGAGGAAACACATTCCATAATCAAATGAACCCAGCTCTGTGCAAAGCCTAACTTAGCCAAAACAGCTTTGAGAAAATCCCATTCCACACAGTCATAAGCTTTGCTCATGTCAAGCTTTAATGCCATATAACCCTTCCTACCATACATCTTACTATTCATTGTATGAAAAGTTTCAAAAGCTACTAATATATTGTCAGAAATCAGACGTCCAAGTACAAAAGCACATTGGGTTGGAGATATTAACTTTGGCAACACACACTTCAATCTATTGGCTAACACCTTGGCAATCATCTTGTAAAGCACATTACAAAGACTGATTGGTCGATATTCAGATAAAAATTGAGGCTTAAACTTCTTAGGTATCATAACAAGATAAGTGTGATTAATC
This genomic interval from Juglans microcarpa x Juglans regia isolate MS1-56 chromosome 4D, Jm3101_v1.0, whole genome shotgun sequence contains the following:
- the LOC121260532 gene encoding probable protein phosphatase 2C 49 yields the protein MVAEAESVCQTSVPVLEDIKPVDKIPDAVLESSILQFMPSFRSGSFADIGPRRYMEDEHIHIDDLSSHLGSVFEFPKPSAFYGVFDGHGGPEAAAYIRKNVLRLFFEDANFPQTSEVDDVFLEEVENSLQKAYLLADLALADEFGVSSSSGTTALTALIFGRLLLVANTGDCRAVLSRKGKAIDMSQDHKPIYPSERRRVEELGGYIEDGYLNGVLSVSRALGDWDLKFPRGSSSPLIADPEFQQVVLTEDDEFLIMGCDGIWDVMSSQQAVSLVRRGLRRHDDPEQCARDLVMEALRLNTFDNLTVIVVCFSSLDNWEPSPPRQPKMRCCSLSAEALCSLRSLLDGSASS
- the LOC121260533 gene encoding uncharacterized protein LOC121260533, with translation MSATATSLVISSPNLLGLMTKTTPRNGSILFCSIAIVPPWRSYDSLGPPSIFFRIPYGSSKGSSVFTASKPFAPVMEWQNCTVKMEIDVPVSVAYNCYSDREAVPRWMPSISSVKILEDKPELSRWSMRYKAFGRDVDFSWLTRNFQPIPNQKIHWRSLEGVPNRGAVRFYPKGPSSCIVELTVSYEVPQIFVPVASALQPFLEGLLRSDMERFASFVKTYQADPTR